In Bacillales bacterium, the genomic window TATACGCCAGCCGAACCGCCGATAAGCGCAATGAGAAATAATCTTGCCTCCGGCGTCCGCCGTCCGCCTGTTTTCGCCTGACGCTTATCATACCCCATTTGGATAAAGCCGATGACATTAACGGCGATCAAATACATCCATAATAAATCCAACATCGGACCTCTCCAAGATTTCAGATTTTTAATGCTTACAAGGCAGGTACGTGCCATGCAACTTTACATTTTTCAAGTAAGTCGTTTCTCCCTCTATCCTATCACAGGGAGAACATTTTTCCCTAAACCGCTCATGCCCCCGAGCATAATTCCGCTCCTTCGTGTCATTTTATTAAGTAAACGTGTCAAATCCATCGCAGAGAGGTATTCCCATGCGCAAACCGGCTAATTTCCTTGTTTCCGTGATCTTTCCTTTCATTTTCACAATTGCGTTCCCATACGACGATCAAGTGCCGAGAGAAAAGTTACTTGAAGAAACCTTAATTTCCAGTTATTTGCCCGTTCTGAATCAAGTCCTTGACCAGCCTTTTATGTGTGAACACATCACGGCGATTGAAAGAGTCGGGGGAAGCAACAGAAAACATGAATTGACCATCGAAGTTGTTACATTTAAAGGGGCGCATAATCCTCCGTCCGATCTTGTGATCATTCATCTCGTGGATACCCCTCTTGGCGGCATCAAAGTTATGAAAGTAAATCAACGAAAAAACTTACCTCACGAAGAAATCATCACTTTATGTAAAAAATAAGAAGAGATTAACGGATTGCTTGTGAAGTTGACCATTCAAAGAGAATCACAATAAAATTACGAAAAAATCGAGCTTAAATTCGCAAGCTCGATCTTGTTGCATGTTGCTCCTTATTTTTCTCCTGTGTCGGCATTTTGGCTGCCCCGCTTAAATGGGATTTCGTTTTTATAAGCCTTTGTATAGTTCTCAATCAGCTTCGCCTTCTCTTCTTTACTGTTAATTGGGATATCGCCGTATACAGGGACTAATGTATTCCAGTTAAATCTCTCCGAGTGTTTTGTAACAAACAAATAGGTTTGCCCTTCCTTAAGCAATTGGTCGCCTTGTATTAAATATAATTTATTTCCTTCGTATCCTCCTTGTTGATTGACTTTTATTGTTCCGTTAAACGAACCTTTGATATTTTTAAGAACCTTAACCTTAAACTGTGTTTCGGGGTAAGAAAGTGGCGATTTCGTTCCGACTTTTTCGAACACTTTTCCAATAAAAACATTATCAGACCATCCGACAAGTTTTCGAGTATTCGACACATCAAAAGCGTTAGATTGCGTCATCG contains:
- a CDS encoding DUF3888 domain-containing protein encodes the protein MRKPANFLVSVIFPFIFTIAFPYDDQVPREKLLEETLISSYLPVLNQVLDQPFMCEHITAIERVGGSNRKHELTIEVVTFKGAHNPPSDLVIIHLVDTPLGGIKVMKVNQRKNLPHEEIITLCKK
- a CDS encoding DUF1294 domain-containing protein; protein product: MLDLLWMYLIAVNVIGFIQMGYDKRQAKTGGRRTPEARLFLIALIGGSAGVYAGMKIWHHKTKHASFRIGIPLLFVVNLSLYVFFVLNFE